A section of the Ruficoccus amylovorans genome encodes:
- a CDS encoding UvrD-helicase domain-containing protein yields MSNAFPPLPDQADRDQFLNETEKNFSVIAPAGVGKTTSIVGRIARIGLGDANRAEPLLPHLAVVTYTNKAAEELQERARRKLLEHAAGNEHLLKLFGRAFFGTIHSFCLELLRRHGHHLGLPPALELVEDEEALWLRFLRSQDRLSELIPEPLRGDFLKIAPLGKMLELARKLPGDTFPEPGPLPSPDAAEVLSWEAKGRSAATITRSQQTLRDWLDALADPAARGLGLPEPATTAKEFVAAWSNALQPVQDWLAETGLGFASAVARRYRAFRLEAGQLTYDDMIFLADQLLAQPQALAEIRAHRWRVILDEAQDTDPVQFRVLTAVARERGAPADWPGFGEPPPGGHFCMVGDPQQSIYSDRADLKTYLALHAALSSAPDGGELTFRVTMRCDHAVVAAVNTAFPAVLDGSGGQVNLVPLEARPGVLPGHVERLTLRPEAESKRKRDRLDAEAEALARWLKARGPAELGAHGWGEVALLCPRRDGLEALAFQLERIGLPVQNHSRLDLLGDDPAFAWTAGLMQVMASPGDSFELFGVLREVFAVADGEMAALVQSARQAGQPSPLSLETRPDAVPGLCGETLALLHAARRKCIHLPLREALEHLLAVTALPARLACLPGASPERTARTLDALRVEADAAEARGGTLADFAKTLRRRYTEAPGEAPAAPDRIQLLTCHKSKGLEWPVVILPLFFSPITEANANYPQLLGGPGERPVLAVSKNHDKSTAKAALARRNAQTYERLLYVSATRARHSLIVVEDESLFDRPEGSFAGGLRVLANDGNRSWWDGLPAFAPKSELFPARHAPGETDGPETTPTSLAEDTATERTRRAQLAREHAGDFAERVLPSSLARHEGFEGHHRDERDLEAEPLFPELAAAAAAKKGADYGNWWHLTMETLPWAAGPDAWREHAEARLAHCTDRPRGQDELDRFFRSEAAQRLSAPGLLVRAEVPVFWPEDTGRVYDGTIDLAARTDTGWLVIDWKTDRLSSGGLDALALTYGPQLDCYRRALGSIFDVPVEVYLYSTRLGQWLELSPQG; encoded by the coding sequence ATGAGCAACGCCTTCCCCCCCCTCCCCGATCAGGCCGACCGCGACCAGTTCCTCAACGAGACGGAAAAAAACTTCTCCGTCATCGCCCCGGCGGGTGTGGGCAAGACCACCTCCATCGTCGGACGCATTGCCCGGATCGGCCTAGGCGACGCCAACCGCGCCGAGCCGCTGCTCCCGCACCTGGCCGTCGTCACCTACACAAACAAGGCGGCGGAGGAACTTCAGGAGCGCGCCCGCCGCAAGCTCCTCGAACACGCCGCTGGCAACGAGCACCTGCTGAAACTTTTCGGACGGGCCTTTTTCGGGACCATTCACAGCTTTTGCCTGGAGTTGCTGCGCCGTCACGGCCACCACCTCGGCCTGCCCCCCGCGCTCGAACTGGTCGAGGACGAGGAAGCTCTCTGGCTGCGTTTTCTGCGTTCGCAGGACCGCCTGAGCGAACTGATCCCCGAACCGCTCCGGGGTGACTTCTTAAAAATCGCCCCGCTGGGAAAAATGCTCGAACTGGCCCGCAAGCTGCCCGGCGACACTTTTCCCGAGCCCGGTCCCCTGCCCTCTCCCGACGCCGCCGAAGTCCTTAGCTGGGAAGCCAAAGGCCGCTCCGCCGCGACCATCACCCGCTCGCAACAGACCCTGCGCGACTGGCTCGACGCCCTGGCCGATCCCGCCGCACGCGGACTCGGCCTGCCCGAGCCCGCGACCACGGCCAAAGAATTTGTCGCCGCCTGGAGCAACGCCCTCCAACCCGTACAGGACTGGCTCGCCGAGACCGGGCTGGGCTTCGCCTCCGCCGTGGCGCGGCGCTACCGCGCCTTCCGACTGGAGGCCGGGCAGCTCACCTACGACGACATGATTTTTCTCGCGGACCAGTTGCTCGCCCAACCGCAGGCGCTGGCCGAAATCCGCGCCCACCGTTGGCGGGTCATCCTCGACGAGGCTCAGGACACCGACCCGGTGCAGTTCCGCGTGCTCACCGCTGTCGCCCGTGAGCGCGGCGCCCCCGCCGACTGGCCCGGCTTCGGTGAACCGCCCCCCGGTGGGCACTTCTGCATGGTGGGCGACCCGCAGCAGTCCATTTACAGCGACCGCGCCGACCTGAAAACCTATCTCGCGCTGCACGCGGCGCTCTCAAGCGCTCCCGACGGCGGCGAGCTGACCTTCCGCGTGACCATGCGCTGTGACCACGCCGTGGTGGCGGCGGTCAATACTGCCTTTCCCGCCGTGCTCGACGGCTCCGGCGGGCAGGTCAACCTCGTACCGCTGGAGGCCCGGCCCGGCGTCCTCCCCGGCCACGTGGAACGGCTCACCCTGCGCCCCGAGGCCGAGAGCAAACGCAAGCGCGATCGGCTTGACGCCGAGGCCGAAGCCCTCGCCCGCTGGCTCAAGGCCCGCGGCCCGGCCGAACTCGGCGCGCACGGCTGGGGCGAAGTCGCCCTGCTGTGCCCCCGGCGCGACGGGCTGGAGGCGCTCGCCTTCCAACTCGAACGCATCGGCCTGCCCGTCCAGAACCACTCCCGCCTCGACCTCCTCGGCGACGACCCGGCCTTCGCCTGGACCGCCGGGCTCATGCAGGTCATGGCCAGCCCGGGTGACAGCTTTGAACTCTTCGGCGTGCTGCGGGAGGTTTTCGCTGTGGCCGACGGAGAAATGGCCGCACTCGTCCAGTCCGCCCGCCAGGCTGGCCAACCCTCCCCGCTCAGCCTGGAGACGCGCCCGGATGCCGTCCCCGGCCTTTGCGGGGAAACGCTGGCCCTGCTCCACGCTGCCCGCCGCAAGTGTATCCATCTTCCACTACGTGAGGCGCTGGAGCACCTGCTCGCCGTCACCGCGCTGCCCGCTCGGCTGGCCTGCCTGCCCGGCGCTTCCCCGGAGCGGACAGCCCGCACGCTCGACGCCCTGCGTGTCGAAGCAGACGCCGCTGAGGCCCGGGGCGGCACGCTGGCCGACTTTGCCAAAACATTGCGCCGCCGCTACACCGAGGCCCCCGGCGAGGCTCCCGCCGCCCCCGACCGCATCCAGCTTTTGACCTGCCACAAGTCCAAGGGGCTGGAATGGCCCGTGGTCATCCTTCCGCTGTTTTTCTCCCCCATCACCGAGGCGAACGCGAACTACCCGCAACTGCTGGGCGGTCCCGGCGAGCGTCCCGTGCTGGCTGTATCCAAAAACCATGACAAATCCACCGCCAAGGCCGCGCTGGCCCGCCGCAACGCGCAGACCTATGAGCGGCTGCTCTACGTCAGCGCCACCCGTGCCCGGCACAGCCTGATCGTGGTCGAGGACGAATCGCTTTTCGACCGCCCGGAGGGCTCCTTTGCCGGGGGGCTGCGCGTGCTCGCCAACGACGGCAACCGCTCCTGGTGGGACGGGCTCCCGGCCTTCGCGCCCAAGTCCGAGCTTTTCCCCGCCCGCCACGCGCCCGGCGAAACGGATGGCCCCGAGACGACTCCCACTTCGCTCGCGGAGGACACCGCCACAGAACGCACTCGCCGCGCCCAACTCGCCCGCGAGCACGCCGGGGACTTCGCCGAGCGCGTGCTGCCCAGTTCGCTGGCGCGGCATGAGGGCTTCGAGGGGCATCACCGCGACGAACGCGACCTCGAGGCCGAACCGCTTTTCCCTGAGCTGGCCGCCGCTGCCGCCGCCAAAAAAGGGGCCGACTACGGCAACTGGTGGCACCTGACGATGGAAACCCTCCCCTGGGCCGCCGGTCCCGACGCCTGGCGCGAACACGCCGAAGCCCGCCTCGCTCACTGCACGGATCGCCCGCGCGGGCAGGACGAGTTGGACCGTTTTTTCCGCTCCGAGGCCGCCCAACGCCTGTCCGCTCCCGGCCTGCTGGTCCGCGCCGAAGTGCCGGTCTTCTGGCCCGAGGACACGGGCCGCGTTTACGACGGCACCATCGACCTGGCCGCACGCACCGACACCGGCTGGCTCGTGATCGACTGGAAAACCGACCGCCTTTCCTCCGGCGGGCTTGACGCCCTCGCCCTGACCTACGGCCCCCAGCTAGACTGCTACCGCCGCGCCCTCGGGAGCATTTTTGATGTGCCCGTCGAGGTCTATCTCTATAGTACCCGTTTGGGCCAATGGCTGGAACTGTCCCCGCAGGGCTGA
- a CDS encoding HAD family hydrolase, translating to MKNFLFDFDGTLADTLPLCISAFREAIEPLAGRKLSDADIIETFGPSEEGTIAALIPDHQEQGLRGYLNSYETLHHKWPAPFPGMVEILRFLREKGAFVGMVTGKGAKSAALSLERFGISDLFQAIETGSPRGPVKDEKIAHLLKTFNLDRAETLYIGDVVSDITASHACGIKATAAAWAATADLEALRAAQPDFLFTSIADFDAFIRGFFQ from the coding sequence ATGAAAAACTTCCTTTTCGATTTCGACGGCACACTGGCCGACACGCTGCCGCTGTGCATTTCCGCCTTTCGCGAGGCCATCGAGCCGCTGGCCGGGCGCAAGCTCAGCGACGCCGACATCATCGAGACCTTTGGCCCCTCCGAGGAAGGCACCATCGCCGCGCTCATCCCCGACCATCAGGAGCAGGGCCTCCGGGGCTACCTCAACAGTTACGAAACACTGCACCACAAGTGGCCCGCTCCTTTCCCCGGCATGGTCGAGATCCTGCGCTTCCTGCGCGAAAAGGGAGCCTTCGTCGGTATGGTCACCGGTAAGGGGGCCAAAAGCGCTGCCCTCAGCCTCGAACGCTTCGGCATCAGCGACCTTTTCCAGGCGATCGAGACCGGCTCCCCACGCGGCCCGGTCAAGGACGAGAAAATCGCCCACCTGCTGAAGACCTTTAACCTCGACCGCGCCGAAACCCTCTACATCGGCGATGTCGTCAGCGACATCACCGCCTCGCACGCCTGCGGGATCAAGGCCACCGCCGCTGCCTGGGCAGCAACCGCCGACCTCGAAGCCCTCCGCGCCGCGCAGCCGGATTTTCTCTTTACCAGTATCGCGGATTTCGACGCGTTCATTCGCGGGTTCTTTCAATAA
- a CDS encoding HAD family hydrolase, producing MAYRHLIWDWNGTLLDDAWLCLEVMNGLMTRRSMRPVTARFYQEEFGFPVVEYYRKLGFDLERDSFEAVSREFIDGYNRRRLECSLYPEVRATVEAVRAQGVGQVILSAHEHRTLVELVGLLGLDGYFSQLIGLDNIYAAGKAANGRAHMASLPHAPHEVLLVGDTTHDYEVAREIGADCVLLEGGHQSRARLEACGVPVLRSHIEVLALL from the coding sequence ATGGCATACCGACATCTGATTTGGGACTGGAACGGCACGCTGCTGGACGATGCCTGGCTGTGCCTGGAGGTGATGAACGGCCTGATGACGCGGCGGTCGATGCGGCCCGTGACGGCGCGGTTTTACCAGGAGGAGTTTGGGTTCCCGGTGGTGGAGTACTACCGCAAGCTCGGCTTCGACCTGGAGCGGGATTCCTTCGAGGCGGTCAGTCGGGAGTTTATCGACGGCTATAACCGGCGTCGGCTGGAGTGCAGCCTGTATCCGGAGGTTCGCGCCACGGTCGAGGCAGTGCGGGCGCAGGGGGTGGGGCAGGTCATTCTCTCCGCCCACGAGCACCGGACGCTGGTGGAACTGGTCGGCCTGCTCGGGCTGGACGGGTATTTTTCCCAACTGATCGGGCTGGATAATATCTACGCCGCCGGCAAGGCCGCCAATGGCCGCGCCCACATGGCGAGCCTGCCTCACGCGCCCCACGAGGTACTGCTCGTGGGCGACACGACGCACGACTACGAGGTCGCCCGCGAGATCGGGGCCGACTGCGTGCTGCTTGAAGGCGGGCATCAGAGCCGCGCCCGGCTGGAGGCTTGCGGGGTGCCGGTGTTGCGTTCGCACATTGAGGTGCTGGCGCTGCTGTAA
- the recA gene encoding recombinase RecA, whose translation MAAPKKNTSDTKGTEALDLAISAINKQFGEGSIMRLGDSTKLNVETVSTGSVAIDLALGVGGLPRGRICEIYGPESSGKTTLCLSIIAEAQRQGGNAVFVDVEHALDPRYAKVVGVDLDNLMVSQPESGEDALNITETLIRSGAVDVVVVDSVAALVSRTELDGQMGDTTVGLQARMMSQAMRRLTGAINKSKCICIFTNQIREKIGVMFGNPETTPGGRALKFFASVRIDIRRIGAIKDTSGAVKGNRTRIKVVKNKVAPPFTECEFDIMYSEGISRTGSLLDLGVEHKLLEKKGAWFGYNGDLIGQGREASKAYLAEHPDVMKDLQAKILEKVQVVGGTALAESKGAQDEE comes from the coding sequence ATGGCAGCTCCCAAGAAAAACACTTCCGACACCAAGGGCACCGAAGCCCTCGACCTGGCCATTTCCGCCATTAACAAGCAGTTCGGCGAAGGCTCAATCATGCGCCTGGGCGACAGCACGAAACTGAACGTCGAAACCGTTTCGACCGGCTCGGTCGCTATCGACCTCGCCCTCGGCGTTGGCGGGCTACCCCGCGGCCGTATCTGCGAAATCTACGGCCCCGAGTCTTCCGGTAAGACCACCCTGTGTCTCTCCATCATCGCCGAGGCCCAGCGCCAGGGCGGTAACGCCGTCTTTGTCGATGTCGAGCACGCCCTCGACCCCCGCTACGCCAAGGTCGTCGGTGTCGATCTGGACAATCTCATGGTTTCCCAGCCCGAGTCGGGCGAAGACGCCCTCAACATCACCGAGACGCTGATCCGCTCCGGCGCGGTCGATGTCGTCGTGGTGGACTCCGTGGCCGCGCTCGTCTCCCGCACCGAACTCGACGGCCAGATGGGCGACACCACCGTCGGCCTCCAGGCCCGCATGATGAGCCAGGCCATGCGACGCCTCACCGGCGCGATTAACAAGTCCAAGTGCATCTGTATCTTTACCAACCAGATCCGTGAAAAGATCGGGGTCATGTTCGGCAACCCGGAAACTACCCCTGGCGGTCGCGCGCTGAAGTTCTTCGCCTCCGTCCGCATCGACATCCGACGCATCGGCGCGATCAAGGACACCTCCGGCGCTGTCAAGGGTAACCGGACCCGCATCAAGGTGGTCAAAAACAAGGTCGCCCCACCCTTCACCGAGTGCGAGTTCGACATCATGTACAGCGAGGGCATCTCCCGCACCGGCTCCCTCCTCGACCTCGGCGTCGAACACAAGCTGCTCGAAAAGAAAGGCGCGTGGTTCGGCTACAACGGGGACCTCATCGGCCAGGGGCGCGAAGCCTCCAAGGCTTATCTGGCCGAACATCCCGACGTAATGAAAGACCTCCAGGCCAAAATTCTCGAAAAAGTTCAGGTCGTCGGCGGGACCGCGCTGGCCGAGTCCAAGGGTGCGCAGGACGAGGAATAG
- the mnmE gene encoding tRNA uridine-5-carboxymethylaminomethyl(34) synthesis GTPase MnmE, giving the protein MPFGETIAALSTPTGEAALAVIRLSGPDCERIGRDSFGSTWNAEPRIAALSTYKSLSGNTLDRCISLYFEDGHSYTGEPMLELSLHGSPLVVQLVLEDLLARGCRLAEPGEFTKTAFLNGKLDLSQAEAVADLIHARSTRALRVAQRQLAGSIGKRMDAYTQRLLRVQAELEAYIDFPEEDLPEEDQSGPIKAISGLSRDISQLIDTQHYSSLLHDGVQTVILGAPNAGKSSLLNWLAGQDRVIVSDTPGTTRDVVAERVVVGDYVLQLMDTAGLHASEDALERLGMQKTLEWLDRADFILVVVDSAAPSPTLPDAALEKIQAGNALVIENKCDLPSSSSRADFLPACPHIRLSLKTGENCDQLKSRLIETLSAGHHIPHEDELIVSTRHAAALTRAVDALETTLTRLNEGAPPELAASDLRLAVEAFGEVVGKIDNEAMLDQLFATFCIGK; this is encoded by the coding sequence ATGCCTTTTGGAGAAACCATAGCCGCCCTGTCCACCCCGACAGGCGAAGCCGCGCTCGCCGTCATTCGCCTTTCCGGTCCCGACTGCGAACGTATCGGCCGTGACTCCTTCGGTTCCACGTGGAACGCCGAGCCCCGGATCGCAGCACTATCGACATACAAGTCACTCTCAGGAAACACCTTAGATAGATGCATAAGCCTCTATTTTGAGGACGGCCACAGCTATACCGGCGAGCCCATGCTCGAGCTCAGCCTCCACGGGAGCCCGCTCGTCGTTCAACTCGTACTGGAAGACCTCCTGGCCCGCGGCTGCCGCCTGGCTGAGCCGGGTGAGTTCACCAAGACCGCATTCCTCAACGGCAAGCTCGACTTGAGCCAGGCCGAGGCCGTGGCCGACCTCATCCACGCCCGCAGCACACGGGCCCTGCGTGTCGCCCAGCGCCAGCTTGCCGGTTCCATCGGTAAACGCATGGACGCCTACACCCAACGCCTGCTCCGCGTCCAGGCTGAGCTGGAGGCGTATATTGACTTTCCGGAAGAAGACTTGCCGGAAGAGGACCAGTCCGGCCCGATCAAGGCCATCTCCGGCCTAAGTCGGGACATTTCACAACTCATTGATACGCAACACTATTCTTCCCTGCTCCACGATGGCGTCCAAACCGTCATCCTCGGTGCCCCCAATGCAGGAAAAAGCAGCTTGCTCAACTGGCTGGCCGGGCAGGATCGCGTCATCGTGAGCGATACCCCCGGTACCACGCGCGATGTGGTGGCCGAAAGGGTGGTCGTGGGTGACTACGTGCTTCAGCTCATGGATACCGCCGGGCTGCATGCCTCCGAGGATGCACTGGAACGGCTTGGGATGCAAAAAACCCTGGAATGGCTCGATCGGGCAGATTTCATTCTGGTCGTGGTGGATAGCGCGGCCCCCTCCCCTACCCTGCCTGACGCCGCCCTGGAAAAAATTCAGGCCGGTAACGCACTCGTAATCGAAAACAAATGTGATCTCCCCTCTAGCTCCTCCAGAGCCGACTTCCTCCCCGCCTGCCCGCACATCCGACTCTCGCTAAAGACCGGCGAGAACTGCGATCAACTCAAAAGTCGGTTGATCGAGACTCTTTCCGCCGGGCACCACATCCCTCACGAGGACGAACTCATCGTCAGCACACGCCACGCCGCCGCCCTCACCCGCGCTGTCGATGCTCTGGAGACCACCTTGACGCGCCTGAACGAAGGTGCTCCGCCCGAATTGGCCGCCTCCGACCTGCGCCTAGCCGTCGAGGCCTTCGGCGAAGTTGTCGGTAAAATCGACAACGAGGCCATGCTCGACCAACTTTTTGCCACTTTTTGCATCGGAAAATGA